One Sebastes umbrosus isolate fSebUmb1 chromosome 6, fSebUmb1.pri, whole genome shotgun sequence DNA window includes the following coding sequences:
- the snphb gene encoding syntaphilin isoform X5 has product MSAPAPANRRSALGSRRRTPAAPSNRDPHGNTSLSSSSNSGSCKGSDCSPTKGRLQKYSCTDNHGIRPPPPEQYLTPLQQKEVCIRHLRARLKETINTLQDRDTEIDDLRGQLYRMQEDWVEEECHRVEAQLALQEARQEIQQLKEAVDTVRARLSDAGGLSGDIGVQKYFQDINTQNHKLENLLLSMELAQAGLAKEGEAIPGCRIRVGGSAPASVSGESPGGLPKPAVGGRGSCSCDGSPARSLTRSSTYTKLSDQALADQNGNGSDFPCLSGDGTQDSGFVCCGGSSVQSRADLLLEAALLSEETASLLNSYAKTFSQSLPHCLPHSLPHSLPNSLPNSLPNSLPNSLPHSLPNSLPHSLPHTFSHTLPHSFPHNLSHSVSHTMPHSSTYEKLCTGERLAPIRCGMGGVGCMSHPCLSHHLYLHPLRETGIQTESCPIAATAGYPSDLDTIAEQRTFRSQACSPTSTWMSDEEELDSITTTNSVTTATIMSTATEPIPASRTPPVPPLPRSATVAWSMESPLHGGKEGVEEEEMQEKEKRETEAVATGQQVETTVIRLAEEGQQLQMGSAGGNEVEVQGAVEEAAPGKLYDLADTSAGMQVELKLGGCCGEGRQGGTTLENLSMEEDCLSEGSTLPGETAELSPSCPGISPDVEQPHTSQPRRSTSHEEIAGVTVVELHDEDDDEDETEEQGATGGATGQQGESPGSGTIEKSYWSRHFLVDLLAVAIPVVPTVAWLCRGPARGGQPMYHIGSLLRGCCTVALHSLRRGGGLRHYPAGGGDMGGSQI; this is encoded by the exons GCGGACACCGGCCGCACCCAGTAATAGAGATCCCCATGGCAACACctccctcagcagcagcagcaactcgGGCTCTTGTAAAGGCAGCGACTGCAGCCCCACCAAAGG ACGTCTTCAGAAGTACTCATGTACGGACAACCATGGTATCCGGCCCCCTCCACCAGAGCAGTACCTCACACCCCTGCAGCAGAAAGAGGTGTGCATTCGACACCTGCGGGCCAGGCTAAAGGAAACCATCAATACTCTACAAGACAG GGACACAGAGATAGATGATCTGAGAGGCCAGCTTTACAGGATGCAGGAAGACTGGGTTGAGGAGGAATGTCACCGTGTGGAGGCTCAGCTGGCCCTGCAGGAGGCGCGTCAGGAGATCCAGCAGCTCAAAGAGGCTGTGGACACTGTTCGCGCCAGGCTCAGTGATGCTGGGGGGCTCAGTGGGGACATAGGGGTCCAAAAGTACTTTCAGGACATCAACACTCAAAACCACAAGCTTGAGAATCTTTTGCTCAGCATGGAGCTAGCCCAGGCTGGATTAGCCAAGGAGGGGGAAGCCATACCAGGCTGTCGGATCCGCGTTGGAGGTTCGGCACCAGCGTCGGTATCAGGGGAAAGTCCAGGGGGACTACCCAAACCGGCAGTAGGAGGGAGGGGGTCCTGCTCCTGCGACGGTTCCCCAGCCCGTTCTCTGACCCGGAGCTCCACCTACACTAAGCTGAGCGATCAGGCGCTTGCGGACCAGAACGGCAATGGCTCGGACTTTCCTTGTCTGTCAGGCGACGGCACCCAGGACAGCGGCTTCGTGTGCTGTGGGGGGAGTAGTGTACAGAGCCGGGCCGACCTGCTGCTGGAGGCCGCCTTACTCTCTGAGGAAACGGCATCTTTACTCAACTCCTACGCAAAGACCTTTTCCCAATCTCTTCCCCACTGTCTGCCGCACTCTCTGCCCCATTCTCTGCCCAACTCTCTGCCCAACTCTCTGCCCAACTCTCTGCCCAACTCTCTGCCCCATTCTCTACCCAACTCCCTGCCGCACTCTCTTCCGCACACTTTCTCCCATACCTTACCTCATTCTTTCCCTCACAATTTGTCCCACTCTGTGTCCCACACTATGCCACACTCCTCCACCTATGAGAAGCTGTGCACGGGTGAGCGGTTGGCGCCCATTCGTTGTGGCATGGGTGGAGTGGGCTGTATGAGCCACCCTTGCCTGTCCCACCACCTCTACCTGCACCCCCTGCGGGAGACAGGCATTCAGACCGAAAGCTGCCCCATCGCCGCAACAGCAGGTTACCCCTCTGACCTGGATACCATTGCGGAGCAACGAACTTTCCGCTCCCAGGCCTGCAGCCCCACCTCAACCTGGATGTCtgatgaggaggagctggaCTCAATCACCACCACAAATTCAGTAACCACAGCGACGATCATGAGTACGGCCACAGAGCCGATCCCGGCCTCCAGAACGCCGCCGGTCCCTCCCTTACCACGGTCTGCTACTGTGGCGTGGTCCATGGAAAGTCCTTTGCATGGGGGGAAAGAGggagtggaggaagaggaaatgcaggagaaagagaagagagagacggaAGCTGTGGCAACGGGGCAGCAGGTGGAAACAACAGTGATCAGACTGGCAGAAGAAGGGCAGCAGCTGCAAATGGGCTCAGCGGGAGGTAATGAGGTGGAAGTTCAGGGTGCGGTGGAGGAGGCAGCACCAGGAAAACTGTACGATTTAGCGGACACATCAGCAGGGATGCAGGTTGAGCTTAAGTTGGGAGGATGCTGTGGAGAAGGCAGACAGGGTGGGACAACACTGGAAAACCTCAGCATGGAAGAAGATTGTCTATCAGAAGGATCAACCCTACCTGGAGAGACAGCAGAGCTCAGTCCAAGCTGTCCAGGAATATCACCAGATGTAGAACAGCCTCACACCTCCCAGCCGAGGAGATCTACTTCCCATGAGGAGATAGCTGGCGTCACTGTAGTGGAGTTgcatgatgaggatgatgatgaagatgaaactgAAGAACAAGGCGCCACAGGGGGCGCCACAGGACAGCAGGGAGAATCACCGGGCTCTGGGACAATTGAGAAAAGCTACTGGAGTCGTCACTTCCTGGTCGATCTGCTGGCAGTGGCCATTCCCGTGGTGCCAACAGTGGCATGGCTCTGCCGCGGTCCGGCGCGTGGCGGACAGCCCATGTATCATATAGGGTCACTGCTGCGAGGCTGTTGCACTGTGGCGCTGCACTCGCTGCGCAGGGGAGGTGGGTTGAGGCATTACCCCGCAGGCGGGGGAGACATGGGCGGATCCCAGATATGA